A window of the Falco biarmicus isolate bFalBia1 chromosome 10, bFalBia1.pri, whole genome shotgun sequence genome harbors these coding sequences:
- the KCNJ11 gene encoding ATP-sensitive inward rectifier potassium channel 11 isoform X2 yields the protein MLSRKGIIPEEYVLTRLAEDVPDHARWLLFGMVWWLIAFAHGDLDHSTRLQRENGEGAAGAPAGFVPCVTSIHSFTSAFLFSIEVQVTIGFGGRMVTEECPAAILVLIVQNIVGLVINAIMLGCIFMKTSQAHRRAETLIFSKHAVIALREGKLCFMLRVGDLRKSMIISATIRMQVVKKTASLEGEVVPLNQIDIQMENPVGGNSIFLVSPLIIYHVIDKNSPLYDISPLNLHHHEDLEIIVILEGVVETTGITTQARTSYLADEILWGQRFVPIVAEEDGQYSVDYSKFGNTVKVPTPSCTARQLEEDKSIMDTMPLSPKGTIRKRSVKLKPKFTISDDPS from the exons ATGCTGTCGAGGAAGGGGATCATCCCCGAGGAGTACGTGCTGACCCGGCTGGCGGAGGATGTGCCGGATCATGCCCG ctggctgctctttGGCATGGTTTGGTGGCTCATCGCCTTCGCCCACGGGGACCTGGACCACAGCACCCGGCTGCAGCGTGAGAATggcgagggggcggcgggggccccGGCTGGCTTCGTGCCCTGCGTGACCAGCATCCACTCCTTCacctctgccttcctcttttCCATCGAGGTGCAGGTGACCATCGGCTTTGGGGGACGCATGGTGACAGAGGAGTGCCCAGCCGCTATCCTGGTGCTGATTGTGCAGAACATCGTGGGGCTGGTGATCAACGCCATCATGCTGGGCTGCATCTTCATGAAGACCTCACAGGCCCACCGCCGGGCCGAGACCCTCATCTTCAGCAAGCACGCAGTCATCGCCCTGCGGGAGGGCAAGCTCTGCTTCATGCTGCGGGTGGGTGACCTCCGGAAGAGCATGATCATCAGTGCCACCATCCGCATGCAGGTGGTGAAGAAGACCGCCAGCCTGGAGGGGGAGGTGGTGCCCCTCAACCAGATCGACATCCAGATGGAGAACCCCGTGGGGGGCAACAGCATCTTCCTCGTCTCCCCACTCATCATCTACCACGTGATAGACAAGAACAGCCCCCTCTACGACATCTCCCCTCTGAACCTTCACCACCACGAGGACCTGGAGATCATCGTCATCTTGGAAGGGGTGGTGGAGACCACCGGCATCACCACTCAAGCCAGAACCTCCTACCTGGCAGATGAAATCCTCTGGGGCCAAAGGTTTGTGCCCATTGTGGCAGAGGAAGATGGGCAATACTCTGTGGACTACTCTAAATTTGGCAACACAGTGAAAGTGCCCACCCCTTCATGCACTGCTAGGCAGCTTGAGGAGGACAAGAGTATTATGGACACCATGCCATTGTCCCCTAAAGGCACAATAAGGAAGAGGTCTGTCAAGCTAAAGCCCAAGTTTACCATAAGCGATGATCCTTCCTGA
- the KCNJ11 gene encoding ATP-sensitive inward rectifier potassium channel 11 isoform X1 — translation MLSRKGIIPEEYVLTRLAEDVPDHARYRARERRARFVGKNGACNVAHKNIREQGRFLQDVFTTLVDLKWPHTLLIFTMSFLCSWLLFGMVWWLIAFAHGDLDHSTRLQRENGEGAAGAPAGFVPCVTSIHSFTSAFLFSIEVQVTIGFGGRMVTEECPAAILVLIVQNIVGLVINAIMLGCIFMKTSQAHRRAETLIFSKHAVIALREGKLCFMLRVGDLRKSMIISATIRMQVVKKTASLEGEVVPLNQIDIQMENPVGGNSIFLVSPLIIYHVIDKNSPLYDISPLNLHHHEDLEIIVILEGVVETTGITTQARTSYLADEILWGQRFVPIVAEEDGQYSVDYSKFGNTVKVPTPSCTARQLEEDKSIMDTMPLSPKGTIRKRSVKLKPKFTISDDPS, via the coding sequence ATGCTGTCGAGGAAGGGGATCATCCCCGAGGAGTACGTGCTGACCCGGCTGGCGGAGGATGTGCCGGATCATGCCCGGTACCGTGCCCGGGAGCGGCGGGCACGTTTTGTGGGCAAGAACGGTGCCTGTAACGTGGCCCATAAAAACATCCGGGAGCAGGGGCGCTTCCTGCAGGACGTCTTCACCACTCTGGTGGACCTCAAGTGGCCCCACACGCTGCTCATCTTCACCAtgtccttcctctgcagctggctgctctttGGCATGGTTTGGTGGCTCATCGCCTTCGCCCACGGGGACCTGGACCACAGCACCCGGCTGCAGCGTGAGAATggcgagggggcggcgggggccccGGCTGGCTTCGTGCCCTGCGTGACCAGCATCCACTCCTTCacctctgccttcctcttttCCATCGAGGTGCAGGTGACCATCGGCTTTGGGGGACGCATGGTGACAGAGGAGTGCCCAGCCGCTATCCTGGTGCTGATTGTGCAGAACATCGTGGGGCTGGTGATCAACGCCATCATGCTGGGCTGCATCTTCATGAAGACCTCACAGGCCCACCGCCGGGCCGAGACCCTCATCTTCAGCAAGCACGCAGTCATCGCCCTGCGGGAGGGCAAGCTCTGCTTCATGCTGCGGGTGGGTGACCTCCGGAAGAGCATGATCATCAGTGCCACCATCCGCATGCAGGTGGTGAAGAAGACCGCCAGCCTGGAGGGGGAGGTGGTGCCCCTCAACCAGATCGACATCCAGATGGAGAACCCCGTGGGGGGCAACAGCATCTTCCTCGTCTCCCCACTCATCATCTACCACGTGATAGACAAGAACAGCCCCCTCTACGACATCTCCCCTCTGAACCTTCACCACCACGAGGACCTGGAGATCATCGTCATCTTGGAAGGGGTGGTGGAGACCACCGGCATCACCACTCAAGCCAGAACCTCCTACCTGGCAGATGAAATCCTCTGGGGCCAAAGGTTTGTGCCCATTGTGGCAGAGGAAGATGGGCAATACTCTGTGGACTACTCTAAATTTGGCAACACAGTGAAAGTGCCCACCCCTTCATGCACTGCTAGGCAGCTTGAGGAGGACAAGAGTATTATGGACACCATGCCATTGTCCCCTAAAGGCACAATAAGGAAGAGGTCTGTCAAGCTAAAGCCCAAGTTTACCATAAGCGATGATCCTTCCTGA